CAACGTTATTATCAACGTTGTTATCAACGACCTGCGATTTATAATAGTTGTCTTCAGCAATCGTACAGCCTAAGCAACGACTCATGGCATTCCATGGTTCAACAACAAGCTTCTGCTGTGCTTGCTCAGCATTACCACCGATCAAAGAGAAGGGCAGACTGACGATATAAGCTGCTGTGCCTGCGACGGCTGCTATCAATTGTAATGGTTTGCCTACAACAGTATCTACAGCCATAGTCTCATAAGAGGGGCCAAAATCTGTTTCATCAATTTCTATCGCTGCCAAAGCAGACTGCATGCTCGCAAACGCTAAACTGGCACTTACCATAACCGTTAATAGTTTATATTTCGCGGTGCATTTGATATTAGCTTGAGCAGTCATAATGATATCCTAAAACACATAAATAGTATGATGTATAGAAGCTTCGATATCTCTACAAGAATAGAGACATCACGGCAACGATAAATGACATATATATTACTGATAAATAAATGGCTTGCAGTGTTTTTGTAAGTACTGTTTTTGTAAGTACTGGCTCTATTAAAGCAATATGTAGGTCAATAAGCAACAAAAATGCGCAGCATATGAGGACATGTTTGTTAGTCGGTTTATTCCGATGATAGACGATTAAAAGTGACTTAGCCAGAATGTGTAAGTAAGCGTTGCACTTGGTGTGTTAATCTAGGAAATCTTTATTTTGAGCAAATTTACATTGAAATGATTGGCTGACAAAGAGGGCAGTAGACACTAGCACGTCCATTCAGCTTAATGTTTTCTAAAGTGGATTCGCAGTGTGGACAAGCGTTACCTTGCCTACCATAGACGTTCAAGGTCTGTTGGAAATAGCCTGTTTGACCATCAGCAACGGTAAAATCACGCAGTGTGGAACCACCAAGCTTAATTGCCTTCTGTAGAATGGTTTTGATATGGGCAACCAGTATAACTATTTGCGCATATGACACTTCATTAGCTGGGGTCGCAGGATGAATACCTGAGAGATATAAGCTTTCAGTTGCATAAATATTGCCAACGCCGACCACAGCTTGCTGCTCCATAATCACAGATTTAATGGCTCGTTTGATGGGTTGCTTTTTAATCGATTTACTGTTTTGAGTTTGGATGGACTGTCGGCTACGTTGGATTAGGTGATATAAATAGTCTGCAGTGAACGCATCTGATAATGGCTCAGGTCCCAAATGATTTAACAGTTTATCGCCATACTCTTCAAGCCATAAGATAGATCCAAAGCGTCTGGGGTCATAATAGTGTAGCTGTGTTTGGGTACTATCAGCGCCGATAAAACTCATGATTAGATGGTCATGTTTGCGCTTATCGCTTGCATGATTGTGTTGTTGAAGGCTACCTGACATCCCAAGATGAACCAAAAGCTGTCGCGGCTGTAAATTCCTAGGTTGAACAGTAGATGAGATACCATCATCAGCTAGCGGTATAAAATTAAGAATTAAATACTTTGCTCGTCGCTCAACGCTGTCTAATGTGTAATCAACCAAATCTGCTAAATTATCAGGTATTGACCAACGCAGTTTTGGTTGAAATACTTGTACGTTGGTGACTTTTTGACCTAATAAGGGTGCAAGGCTGGTTTTTGTTGTTTCTACTTCTGGCAACTCAGGCATAGTATTTTATAACATCTCTATTAAGGATTAAATGTATCTTTGGGATATGACATCAATAGTCTCATTAAGCAACCGCGCGCCGCGCATGCAAGATACCGTGTTGCTGTTCAAGCTTGGCAAGTAACTTGGATAAATGCGCCAGCCCCGACACCTCAATATGAAACTTTAAAAAGGCAATATTATCATCGTTACTGAGTGTTTGAACTTGACGAATATTGACGTTCTCTTTATCAATAATTTGGGTTAAGTCACGCAATAACCCGCGTCTGTCATACGCTTCTATATGAATATCAACCGGCTGATAGCGACCTGATTTAATCTTCCAAGCTGCCTTAATTTCGCGTTCAGGGTCACGTTCAATCAAGCGCAGATATTCAGGACAACCACGGTTATGAACACTGACACCGCGCGATAAAGTAATGTAACCTGCAATAGGCTCACCGTGTACAGGATGACAGCAGCCTGCCAAACCAACCTCAATATTATCTAAGCCATCGATTTGAATTTTATAAGCATCAAGCTTGCCTGATTCTCTTTTATCAATAGTAGGGGCAAAATCTTCTTCAGATCTTTCAGGCTCTAGATGCAATTGACGAGAAATATGGCTGGTGAGCTGATTTAGACCAATTTCACCCGTTACCAGACCGACCACGATATCGTCAGTATTATTAACATTAAAATGCTGCGTATAATCGTTTAAATCAATGCTATTTGGGTGCACCGATAGGCGTTCAAGCTCTTTACTTAGCATCTGACGACCGATCTCGATATTCTTATCGCGGTCTTGTTTATTAAACCATTGACGAAGTTTTGAGCGGGCACGGTTGGTATGGATATAGCCCAGTGAAGCCACCAGCCAATCGCGATTGGGCTCACGTGAAGATTTGGTAATAATCTCGACTTGCTCGCCCGTTTTGAGCTGATAGGTCAGCGGCACATAACGCTGATTAACCCGTGCTGCTTGGGCGCGGTTACCGACTTGCGTATGGACATAATAGGCAAAATCTAACACAGTCGCGCCTTTTGGCAACTCAGTAATATCACCATCACGACTAAAGATGTAAATACGTTCGAGCTCATCAAAATCAACCAACTGCTCTTCATCATCAAACTCAGTTTCTTCTAACTCGTCACCAGTCGATAAGGATGAGCGCGGCTGATTATTGATAGACAGTAGTTGACGTAATGAACTGATTCGCTGGTTAAGGTAGTTATCCTTCTTATTTTTTAGACCTTCTTTGTAATTGACATGGGCACAC
This window of the Psychrobacter arcticus 273-4 genome carries:
- the mutM gene encoding bifunctional DNA-formamidopyrimidine glycosylase/DNA-(apurinic or apyrimidinic site) lyase, whose product is MPELPEVETTKTSLAPLLGQKVTNVQVFQPKLRWSIPDNLADLVDYTLDSVERRAKYLILNFIPLADDGISSTVQPRNLQPRQLLVHLGMSGSLQQHNHASDKRKHDHLIMSFIGADSTQTQLHYYDPRRFGSILWLEEYGDKLLNHLGPEPLSDAFTADYLYHLIQRSRQSIQTQNSKSIKKQPIKRAIKSVIMEQQAVVGVGNIYATESLYLSGIHPATPANEVSYAQIVILVAHIKTILQKAIKLGGSTLRDFTVADGQTGYFQQTLNVYGRQGNACPHCESTLENIKLNGRASVYCPLCQPIISM